The genomic stretch TTCTTGAGATATAAGGAACTTTTTTGTTTTTACAGGAACATGATAAGTTCTCTCATTAATATTCAGCCACATAAaatgggtgggggggggggtataTATGTGATATATACTTGTTGATTTGATAGAGGGGGGAGGAAAAGCGAGTTTGTATTATCCTAGCTAAAATATGGTCTAATCAAATAAAAATAAGACAATTCTTTCCCTCGTACATTAGATCGATATTTCCACCACATAATCTCTTATCTTGTTTTATTTTGATTAtcactatttatttatttatatgtTTTGAAGCATTAGTGGGAAAAATGACACCAGATAACCCACTACTCCTTAACACGTTTTTTTAGCTTCGGTTAAGAAAAAAAGTATCTGAGGATGAGGCTGAATTGGCATTTTAATTTTGTTACCAAAGAACAATAGCCAATCCCATCTTTCTCTTCCACAATTTGGTGAGTTGATTCGATGCCTACTAGTAGAAAATTTTACAGCATAGTATTTGAAATGAACCAAAGTTTAAACATATATATGTTTCAAAAGCATCGAACCCAGCCCACTTTCAGATTGGAAGCATGTAGCACCAGTACTTTTTCTCGTGACATGGTGAGCTGAGTTCCATGGAGACCCTGTGTGGACCACCATTAGTGCGCATCCAAGTCATTCCAGGTGGTGACGGCGACCCTGCCGTGCAACTTGCGGCGACAAGAGAACAAGGTGCCTCCGGGTCCACGAGAGAGAGAACAGGATGCGTAGGCGCGCGCGTAGCTAATCAACGTAGCAATCCACATTGATTCAATGAACTCCAAGTATCAAGATTGGAGTGCCGCGAATCATATCTTCCCAATCCAATGTCGGCCGTTGGACACTTGCAAAGGAAGATAGCAAGATAGACAGGGACATGTACTTAGAAGTTAGAACTCATACTGTGGGTTCTGTATTCTGGATAACGAAATGAGATAAGAAAGGAAGAGCATGCATGCTTGTGACTTGTCCACAGTGTACACACGATAACACCGACTTTCCCTAAAGGTAATCGGGTGAGGTCTCAGTGCACATACACGCCACACCTACGCAAGGAAACAACAATTTTAAGTTGGCTATCCTAGTAGCCAATCGATTTGAGAAGAGAAAAAAATGTCGATGATTGTTCGATGCAGAGGTTGAGGCCAGCCCcattttgaaaataaaaaaatgtcgATATCATGTCTTTCTTTTTCATATCGATGATTGTTGCCTTTGACTATATCATGTCTTTCTGTTTCAGAATTTAGTTATGTGCATCCTCTAGGTCAGATCACACAAAGTCGTATCGTTGCACATGGTTATTGTTGTAATTCACTTAATCATAATATGGCTTCACTTATCCTATAAGACAACGGAGACGCGTGTGTACCTATATTTTCTTGGAGGACCAAATGCCACGGTTTAGGTCTTGTGAAAGTCTAGGAATGAAGTTGGAGATTGCTCCTCTATGTCGATGATTGTTCGATGCAGAGGTTGAGACCAGCCCcattttgaaaagaaaaaaatgtcGATGATTGTTGCCTTTGACTATATCATGTCTTTCTTTTTCAGAATTTAGTTATGTGCATCCTCTAGGTCAGACCACTCAAAGTCGTACTGTTGCACGTGCACATGGTTATTGTTATAATTCACAAATCATAATATGGCTTCAGTTATCATATCCGGCAACGGAGACGCACGTGTGCCTCTATTTTCTTGGAGGACCAAATGCCGCGGTTTAGGTCTTGTGAAAGTCTAGGAATGAAGTTGGAGATCTCTCCTCCATGTCGATGATTGTTCGATGAAGAGGTTGAGGCCAGCCccatttcaaaaagaaaaaaaatgtcaaTGATTGTTGCCTTTGACTATATCATGTCTTTCTTTTTCAGAATTTAGTTATGTGCATCCTCTAGGTCAGATCACACAAAGTCGTATCGTTGCACATGGTTATTGTTATAATTCACTTAATCATAATATGGCTTCACTTATCCTATAAGACAACGGAGACGCGTGTGTCCCTATATTTTCTTGGAGGACCAAATGCATTAGGTCTTGTGAAAGtctaggaatgaaattggagatcTCTCCTCCATGTCGATGATTGTTCGATGCAGAGGTTGAGGCCAGCCCcattttgaaaagaaaaaaatgtcGATGATTGTTGCCTATGACTATATCATGTCTTTCTTTTTCAGAATTTAGTTATGTGCATCCCCTAGGTCAGACCACTCAAAGTCGTATTGTTGCACATGGTGATTGTTATAATTCACTAAAATAGTACCCATGAAAAAAATAGTCGTATTGATAATGAAGAAGGCATGGGCAGTCGGGACGGCCGCATCTCTCCCTTTGTGTAGCAAATACTCAAGGTTTGCTAATCACTACACCATATTACTGGTGAATGAAAATTGATCCGGTGGTAGCCTAGGACCGGGTAAACCTGACCCTGGTAACAAATTTACGAAATGAAACTGGAGAGAGACGTTAGATGGATGCGGCATGCAGCAGAGGATAGCAGTCGATCGATCGTCAGTTGCACAAATTGAGGAAAGCAGGCCAAAAATGGCGCAGGATCTTATCAGTCGACAAGTGACAGCTGCTGCACTCGTCACTTCCCACTCCTGCTACCCGCTACTTCCGCTCGCTCCGCCGTCTCCGGACATCTGCGCAAGGCAGCAAATCTTTGTGAATGGGTGGCTACAtgccggagggcggcggcggccgtgccgCCCGCGCAGGACGGTACCCAcccctcgcctccctcgtcgtctCCACCATCGCCGCCTTCTCCGCCGTCATCGTCATCGCCGTCCTCCACTCGGTCTGTCCCGCCGTTCATTCTTGCATTCTTCTATTCGATTCGCGTTCGGTCAATCAATCTGTACTGATCGGATCGAGCAGCAAAGTTTTCAACAGATTGATCACGACGAACAATGCGAATTTTCATATCGATTTCTTCTGTGTGTCTGCGCGTCGATGGTGACGATGGTAAACTGGTGTTTGCAGGCGTACGACGACGCTCTGTCCCGGACGCGGACGCTGCTGGGGCACAACCTGGAGCCGACGCCGTGGCACCCGTTTCCGCACGACAagggccgcccgccgccgcgcgccgcgctCCGGTGCGCCTCCTACCTCGCCTGCCTCCCGCCGCTCTCGCAGCCGCGGCCGGCTCCGGCGGCGCTGGCACCCAACAACGCGtcgacgaggccgcggcggcagtgcCCGTCCTACTTCTCCGCCATCCACCGCGACCTCGCGCCCTGGAAGCGCCgcgaggggggcggtggcggcgtcacGCGCGCTCTGCTCGAGTCGGCCCGCGCCAGGGCATCCATGCGCGTCACCATCACCGGCGGCGGGACGCGGCTGCACGTGGACCTCTACTACGCGTGCGTGCAGAGCCGCGCGCTCTTCACGGTGTGGAGCCTCCTGCAGCTGATGCGGCGGCACCCCGGCCGCGTCCCGGACGTGGACCTCATGTTCGACTGCATGGACCGCCCCGCCATCAACCGCACCGAGCACAGCGGCGAGGgcgcgcccccgccgccgccgctgttccgGTACTGCACCACCCGCGACCACTTCGACATCCCGTTCCCGGACTGGTCCTTCTGGGGCTGGCCGGAGACGCACATCGAGCCGTGGAGCCGCGAGTTCAAGAGCATCAGGCAGGGCGCCAAGAAGGTGCGGTGGCCGGACCGGGTGCCCACCGCGTACTGGAAGGGCAACCCGGACGTGGCCTCGCCGCTCCGGCTCGCCCTCCTCGCCTGCAACGACACCAACCTCTGGCGAGCCGAGATCATGCGCCAGGTATGTAATCCACCTTCACCTTGCAAAATCCCATCACTGATGAACGCCGGTGGTGCATGCTGAACAATCAAACAATCAATCACGGTAATGCAGAACTGGGACGAGGAGGCGAGGTCCGGGTACCAGAACTCGAAGCTGTCGAGCCAGTGCACGCACCGGTACAAGATCTACGCGGAGGGGTTCGCGTGGTCGGTGAGCCTGAAATACATCCTCTCCTGCGGCTCCACGGCGCTGCTGATCGACCCGCTGTACCAGGACTTCTTCAGCCGGGGGCTGGAGCCGCGGGTGAACCACCTGCCGGTGAGCACCGTGGGGATGTGCGAGTCCATCAGGGACGCCGTGGAGTGGGGCAACGCGCACCCGGACGAGGCGGAGCGCGTCGGGCGGCGCGGGCAGCGGCTGATGCAGGACCTGGCCATGGACGCCGTCTACGACTACATGCTGCACCTGCTCACCGAGTACGCCAAGCTGCAGGACTtccggccggcgccgccgcccacgGCGCAGGAGGCCTGCGTCGGCTCCGTGCTCTGCCTCGCCGACGCGCACCAGAGGAGGTTCCTCGAGGcgtccgccgcgtcgccggcaaCTTCCGAGCCGTGCTCCATGCCTCCCGACGTCTGACTGATCAAAGCCCGCCAAGCTGCGATCGGAGTGGAGAGCGAACATTCCTTGTGTCCAGCGTAAAGTGCATGGCCGTGCTTGGACTTGTACACGTTCGTACGTGGGCGATGCTCATTGGGAGGTTAGGGATGGATGCAGCGATAGAGGAATTAGTTTAGTGGTCTCGGCGCGTCTCAATTTTGATGCCGATTTTTTTGTGAACTAGTGTTGATCGATCTCTAATAAAGAAAATTTGATTATTCCAGTGGTTTCTCACTACCATGTGAAAAAAAATGCATGTTAAGGGCATCTCCggtggcgcgacgcaaacggacgctgagcgaccgttttcgtccgccgtgaccggaaatgcgtttggCCTGCTCCAgctggacgacgcaaagtgatcggtccgtccacggcgacgcaaacctggcccaaatatacgccaggtttacgtctccgcggacgttacgcggtcgcgccgagcgtccttCTTTTCCTagccggtcccgcaagtcagggacagcgaaatcgaccgctttgatttgcttcttttccccttctttgctgccctagtgcgacgccaccaccccaacctcaACCGCCTCCGTCCCGCCGCAGCGCCACAGTACTCGCCGTCCGACTCGattgtcgccgcgcgggagagcaggatagTACTCGGGATTGGCTCCggcgcgtacctgccggctgttttggggCCTTGCGGcgtccttccgcgccgcccatgaCCTGTTCAGTCAATTGCGCCGATAGGTTTCTTCTCCTGTTTTCGACGCAATTGTGCGCGATCATTGATCCAcagttcgtacccacgcagatggacatgtggcagatgttgcAGAAGTTCCacgcggaggtcgttgactcctcttccgacgaggagtacgatcagtcgacgcagacattggcaactattgcggcctccatgatccacgagttcacttcaAATGAGGGGTCGGTGCACCGGGGCTTTGTCAAAGGCTGCTCAAAAAACTTGTCGCGCAACAGAGTGCAGGGGCAGCtccggctccacaaggactacttccacctcaccgatcCGGTGTTCAAGGAAAAAATGTTTCGGCGCCAGTACTGGATGTCAAGGGAGTTGTTCTTGGTCATTGTCCGGGGCGTCAAAAACTACAACCCGTACTTTCAATGCatgcccgatgcaacaggtgcgctaggcttcacctcctaccaaaaatgctccgccgctattcgcatgctatcatatggtatggctgctgatatattcgatgagtatcttcgaatgggtgagagcacctgccttgagtccatgtactggttttgccgagccgtgattgccgtgttcggacagcattactgtagggagccaactgttgaggatacaaggtggcttttgtctatcaacgagtctagagggttcccaggaatgattggcagcatagattgtatgcactgggagtggaagaactgtccattcgGATGTCAGGGTCAGTACAGCGGGCATGCGGAGGGACGGActatcattcttgaagctgtcatatctcaagaattATGGATTTggtattcattctttggcatggccggttcgaacaatgacatcaatgtgttgcaccgatcaccggttttcaaccggctcatgcaaggcaaagctccccgggtgagctatgagatcaatgaaaatgaatatgacaagccatatta from Lolium rigidum isolate FL_2022 chromosome 4, APGP_CSIRO_Lrig_0.1, whole genome shotgun sequence encodes the following:
- the LOC124708914 gene encoding O-glucosyltransferase rumi-like is translated as MGGYMPEGGGGRAARAGRYPPLASLVVSTIAAFSAVIVIAVLHSAYDDALSRTRTLLGHNLEPTPWHPFPHDKGRPPPRAALRCASYLACLPPLSQPRPAPAALAPNNASTRPRRQCPSYFSAIHRDLAPWKRREGGGGGVTRALLESARARASMRVTITGGGTRLHVDLYYACVQSRALFTVWSLLQLMRRHPGRVPDVDLMFDCMDRPAINRTEHSGEGAPPPPPLFRYCTTRDHFDIPFPDWSFWGWPETHIEPWSREFKSIRQGAKKVRWPDRVPTAYWKGNPDVASPLRLALLACNDTNLWRAEIMRQNWDEEARSGYQNSKLSSQCTHRYKIYAEGFAWSVSLKYILSCGSTALLIDPLYQDFFSRGLEPRVNHLPVSTVGMCESIRDAVEWGNAHPDEAERVGRRGQRLMQDLAMDAVYDYMLHLLTEYAKLQDFRPAPPPTAQEACVGSVLCLADAHQRRFLEASAASPATSEPCSMPPDV